The genome window CATCCTTCGACAGTAATTTTTATATTCGATGGATCAACACCAAATGTCATTGCGAGGCGACGCTTCGCTTCGCTGATGGTAAGAGTCTCATCATCAGCGTTCAATTCGTTGATCTTGCTAGCAGTCAACTGCTTATCTGATACCTGGACCTGCTCTAAAGGTACTCTTGCGATTTCGGTGCCTATTCCTGCACCTCCGCCGACATGAGTTACAGGATTCTCTGCATCAGGCTCATAAAGAGGCAGCCATATCCCTTGTCCCATCGGAAGAGAATAACCTGCTGCACGACGCGCGGCGAAAGCCCGATCAAAACGCTCCCGCAAATCATCACCTTCAATCATATGAACTCGCGCGAGTTCTGAATTATCAGGATCAACAGAAATCACGATTACCTTGTCAACATCAGAAAGAGTGGTCCACTGTTTGTTACCCTCCGGAGGAAAGGCAATCCAAGTGTCTTGGGTTGTCCGAATGCTAGTGATGTAGCTTTTCTTGCCTTTCGTGATACGCCTGACACTACCCTTTCCAATTTTTGGAATTCGCTCAACGGTCCAGCCATCACCCTCTAGTGTTTCAACGCCAATCTGGAACAGACGTCTCCTTATTAAAGTTCTTTTTGTATTATCGAAAGTATCCTCTGAAGTATTTTCCATTTTGTTTAAAACAATTAAGTAATAACGTAGTAAATATATTTTATTCCTATAATAAACGCAATAGTTTTTTTAATTTTTTAGTATTTACTATAAATACTGATTACTGGTAGCTAACTTATCGTTAGTGAGGCAAAATGGGTCCCTTTTGCTACACTCAAACACACAATGCAAGGCATTGTTTTTTTTGGCCTCTGCTGTTGCATAAGGGTTGTGCGAAATAAAGGGGGAAGAAATTCATGAAAATCGGCTATGCGCGGGTTTCCACCGATGACCAGAATCTTGACCTGCAGCTGGACGCTTTAACCAAGGCGGGATGCGAGCAGGTATTTACCGATCACGGCGTCAGCGGAGCCACCATCGAGCGTGAAGGACTGTCCCAGGCAATTGCCGCAGTCGGGAAAGGCGATGTGCTGGTTGTGTGGAAGCTGGACCGTCTGGGCCGGTCTTTGAGTTTTCTGATTGAGCTGATAGAGAAGCTGCGAAACGAAGGCGCCGGCTTCGAGAGCCTGTCGGATGGGATCGACACCACGACTGCTGGGGGTAAGCTGGTATTTCACATCATGGGTGCGTTGGCGGAATTTGAGCGCTCATTGATATCTGAGCGCTCGAAGGCCGGGATGCAGGCAGCCAGGCGGCGAGGAAAGCATATAGGCCGTCCACACAAGTTGAGCCGGGAGCAGATCAGCCATGCAGCTCAGATGATCCAGGAGGGACGGGAAACCGTATCCGGCATGGCCGGGCTGCTGAGTGTGGATCGAGCTACTTTATACCGTGCATTGAATCGA of Nitrosospira multiformis ATCC 25196 contains these proteins:
- a CDS encoding recombinase family protein, whose amino-acid sequence is MKIGYARVSTDDQNLDLQLDALTKAGCEQVFTDHGVSGATIEREGLSQAIAAVGKGDVLVVWKLDRLGRSLSFLIELIEKLRNEGAGFESLSDGIDTTTAGGKLVFHIMGALAEFERSLISERSKAGMQAARRRGKHIGRPHKLSREQISHAAQMIQEGRETVSGMAGLLSVDRATLYRALNRK